One Chitinophagaceae bacterium C216 genomic window carries:
- the yigZ gene encoding IMPACT family member YigZ: protein MELPDYYNTIEKVGTAEFKDRGSRFIAIAYPVKTVADCKQRIADIKKEYPKARHYCFAYRLGLDNNQFRVSDDGEPSGTAGRPILGQIDSKNVTDIIIIVVRYFGGTLLGVPGLINAYKTAASLVLQVTPLVRKPVLIPYQIQFDYTQMNEVMTVVKHFDCEVIKQELQLFCNIEIGIPKNRLNETLMRLNDIRNITLAPVKTL, encoded by the coding sequence ATGGAGTTGCCTGATTATTACAATACGATTGAGAAAGTTGGTACGGCAGAGTTTAAGGATAGAGGAAGCCGGTTTATTGCGATAGCTTATCCAGTAAAGACTGTTGCAGATTGTAAACAAAGAATAGCTGATATAAAAAAAGAATATCCCAAGGCAAGGCACTATTGCTTTGCCTATCGCTTAGGCTTGGATAATAATCAGTTTAGGGTAAGTGATGACGGCGAGCCTTCGGGCACAGCCGGAAGGCCTATATTGGGGCAAATAGATAGCAAAAACGTTACGGATATTATCATTATTGTCGTGCGTTATTTTGGGGGTACTTTATTAGGGGTGCCGGGTTTAATTAATGCCTATAAGACCGCAGCTTCGTTGGTATTACAAGTGACGCCATTAGTGCGCAAGCCCGTCTTAATTCCCTATCAGATTCAGTTTGATTATACGCAGATGAACGAAGTAATGACGGTGGTAAAACATTTCGATTGCGAAGTCATTAAACAAGAGCTACAATTATTTTGTAATATTGAAATTGGTATACCTAAAAATCGGCTTAACGAAACATTGATGCGGTTGAATGATATCAGAAATATCACATTAGCTCCCGTAAAGACCTTGTAA
- the ribD gene encoding Riboflavin biosynthesis protein RibD, whose product MHQQYMQRCFQLARLGCGYVAPNPMVGAVLVHEGEIIGEGYHQQYGGPHAEVHCIEDALKQHKDKIISSTLYVSLEPCAHYGKTPPCADLIIKHQIPRVVIGCSDIFQEVNGKGVQKLQAAGVSVTVGVLEQQAIELNKAFLTYHTHKRPYIILKWAQTADGFIDSVGEERLLISNEYTNRLVHQWRSETVAIMVGAHTAIKDNPILNNRLWMGKSPKKILWDPHLRVPKDLRLFAQQDETLVFNRQKEAVEGNIHYLQVNGNEMIRDVLQRLYDWQIQSVLIEGGRQLLQLFIDAGLWDEARVIVNKNAIIRSGVAAPVLSCQQPLKTVYLANDEISYYKNSNNLFVHGVA is encoded by the coding sequence ATGCATCAGCAATACATGCAACGCTGTTTTCAGTTAGCCCGATTAGGATGTGGCTATGTAGCTCCTAATCCTATGGTGGGGGCGGTATTAGTGCACGAAGGTGAGATTATCGGCGAAGGCTATCATCAGCAATATGGAGGTCCTCACGCTGAGGTCCATTGCATTGAAGATGCATTGAAACAACACAAAGATAAAATTATCTCTTCCACTTTGTATGTTTCATTGGAGCCCTGTGCACATTACGGCAAAACACCACCCTGCGCGGATTTGATTATAAAACATCAGATACCCCGCGTGGTAATTGGTTGTAGCGATATCTTTCAAGAGGTGAACGGTAAAGGTGTGCAGAAATTGCAGGCTGCAGGAGTGTCGGTAACAGTGGGAGTTCTAGAACAGCAAGCCATTGAACTGAACAAAGCTTTCCTTACATATCATACACATAAACGCCCGTATATTATTTTAAAATGGGCACAAACTGCAGACGGATTTATTGATTCGGTAGGGGAGGAGCGATTGTTGATTAGTAACGAATACACCAACAGGCTGGTACATCAGTGGCGTAGCGAGACTGTAGCCATCATGGTGGGTGCTCATACGGCGATTAAAGACAATCCGATATTGAATAATCGTCTGTGGATGGGTAAAAGCCCGAAGAAAATTTTGTGGGACCCGCATTTGCGTGTTCCTAAAGATCTGCGTTTGTTTGCCCAGCAGGATGAGACGCTTGTCTTTAATAGGCAAAAAGAGGCCGTAGAAGGAAATATTCACTATCTGCAGGTAAATGGCAATGAAATGATACGCGATGTATTGCAAAGGCTATATGATTGGCAGATACAAAGTGTATTGATAGAAGGAGGGCGACAATTGTTGCAATTATTTATTGATGCGGGCTTGTGGGATGAAGCAAGAGTAATTGTAAACAAAAATGCTATTATTAGAAGCGGTGTTGCGGCGCCTGTACTTTCATGTCAGCAGCCATTAAAGACAGTGTACTTGGCTAACGACGAAATCAGTTATTATAAAAACAGCAATAATCTTTTTGTTCATGGAGTTGCCTGA
- the prmC_1 gene encoding Release factor glutamine methyltransferase, with amino-acid sequence MSLRKLQDEFIAALNPLYDPGEAANIWYLVIESLTEINLRTHPQTIFTPDGCFIKSIHDIIRRLQNYEPIQYILNEAWFYDIPFFVNHHVLIPRPETEELVDWIIRENTKAIIHVLDIGTGSGCIPVILKRKIPLAYIWSCDISEQALKVAQKNATQYKTQINFLHLDFLNEQNWSKLPKVDIMVSNPPYIPQKDKAGMHRNVVQYEPHTALFVTDENPLIFYDAIARAGRQLLQPDGKIYVEIHEALGTDTVAVFTQYGYSATLKKDMQGKDRFVKAVYA; translated from the coding sequence ATGTCTCTTCGCAAGCTTCAGGATGAATTTATAGCAGCGCTAAATCCCCTATACGATCCCGGCGAGGCAGCAAACATTTGGTATCTGGTTATTGAATCGCTTACGGAAATTAATTTGCGCACCCATCCGCAAACAATTTTCACGCCTGATGGCTGTTTCATAAAAAGCATTCATGATATCATACGGCGATTACAAAACTACGAGCCTATACAATACATTCTCAACGAGGCCTGGTTTTATGATATTCCTTTCTTCGTAAACCATCATGTACTCATTCCTCGACCCGAAACAGAAGAGTTAGTAGATTGGATCATTAGAGAAAATACGAAAGCCATCATTCATGTTCTCGACATTGGCACGGGCAGTGGCTGCATTCCTGTTATATTAAAAAGAAAAATACCTCTGGCCTATATCTGGAGTTGCGATATCAGTGAACAGGCTTTAAAAGTAGCTCAGAAAAACGCTACCCAATACAAAACCCAAATAAACTTTCTGCATCTGGATTTCTTAAATGAACAAAACTGGTCGAAGCTTCCCAAGGTGGATATTATGGTAAGTAATCCTCCTTATATCCCTCAAAAAGATAAAGCCGGCATGCATCGCAATGTGGTACAATACGAACCTCATACGGCTCTATTTGTCACCGATGAAAATCCTTTAATTTTCTACGATGCGATTGCTCGTGCAGGCAGGCAACTTTTACAACCCGACGGAAAAATTTATGTAGAAATACATGAAGCCTTGGGTACCGACACCGTTGCTGTATTTACACAATATGGCTATTCGGCAACATTAAAAAAAGACATGCAGGGAAAAGACCGCTTTGTAAAAGCCGTGTATGCTTAA
- the acdA gene encoding Acyl-CoA dehydrogenase — MNFELTEEHLMIQKAARDFAQNECLPGVIERDEQQLFPVEQVSQLADLGFMGMMVPEKYGGAGLDTLSYVLAMEEISKVDASVSVCMSVNNSLVCYGLEAFGTEEQKQRYLTPLAQGKKDGKLYIGAFMLSEPEAGSDATSQRTTAIDMGDYYLLNGTKNWITNGSSASVYLVMAQTDATKGAKGINALIVEKDWEGVTVAKKENKMGIRGSDTHTVMFNDVKVPKANRIGDDGFGFTFAMKTLAGGRIGIAAQALGIAAGAYELAKEYAKTRKAFGTEIMNHQAIAFKLADMHTKIEAARLLCYKAAWEKDHHKDYTISSSMAKLYASEVAMWTAIEAVQVHGGYGYVKEYHVERLMRDAKITQIYEGTSEVQRIVISRGILK; from the coding sequence ATGAACTTTGAACTGACCGAAGAACACCTGATGATACAGAAAGCTGCCCGGGACTTTGCTCAGAACGAATGTTTGCCCGGAGTTATCGAAAGAGATGAGCAACAGCTGTTTCCTGTTGAGCAGGTATCCCAATTGGCAGACCTAGGTTTTATGGGAATGATGGTGCCCGAAAAATACGGCGGGGCCGGCCTCGATACTTTAAGTTATGTGCTGGCCATGGAAGAGATATCTAAAGTGGATGCCAGTGTGAGTGTGTGCATGAGTGTCAACAATAGCCTGGTTTGTTACGGATTGGAGGCCTTTGGAACAGAAGAGCAAAAGCAGCGATACCTTACACCTTTGGCGCAAGGTAAGAAAGATGGCAAATTGTATATCGGTGCTTTTATGCTAAGTGAGCCCGAAGCCGGAAGTGATGCTACTTCTCAACGAACTACTGCTATAGATATGGGAGACTATTACCTGCTGAACGGTACGAAAAACTGGATTACCAACGGCAGTAGCGCATCTGTATACCTAGTAATGGCCCAAACGGATGCTACCAAGGGGGCAAAGGGGATTAATGCATTAATTGTTGAAAAAGACTGGGAAGGTGTGACGGTAGCAAAAAAAGAAAACAAAATGGGTATTCGCGGTAGCGATACACATACGGTAATGTTCAACGATGTAAAAGTGCCTAAAGCAAATCGTATTGGTGATGATGGTTTCGGATTTACATTCGCTATGAAAACACTGGCTGGCGGTCGTATAGGCATTGCTGCACAGGCATTGGGTATTGCGGCAGGCGCATATGAGCTGGCGAAGGAATATGCTAAAACGCGCAAGGCTTTTGGTACAGAGATTATGAATCACCAGGCTATTGCTTTTAAGTTGGCCGATATGCATACGAAAATAGAAGCCGCCCGCTTGTTATGTTACAAAGCGGCCTGGGAAAAGGACCATCATAAGGATTATACGATTAGCTCTTCCATGGCTAAGCTGTATGCATCGGAAGTGGCCATGTGGACAGCTATAGAAGCGGTACAGGTGCACGGCGGATACGGATATGTAAAGGAATATCATGTGGAGCGGCTGATGCGTGATGCCAAGATTACGCAGATTTATGAAGGTACCAGTGAAGTACAGCGCATCGTCATCAGTCGCGGCATCCTAAAATAG
- the deaD gene encoding ATP-dependent RNA helicase DeaD, with product MTTFESLGLEADLLQSLETIGFVTPTPIQEKAIPVLLQGTKDFVGLAQTGTGKTAAFGLPLLQLINKEQRSPQALVICPTRELCLQISADLERFSPAKKKVHVAAVYGGTSITQQIQQLRKGVHIVVATPGRLIDLIERKAIHLENIHYVVLDEADEMLNMGFKDDIEFILKETINRHSMWLFSATMPPEIRQVSKRYMDKPVEIAVGKVNSTNVNIDHQYFLTQHVNRYETLKRIIDFNPGIYGIIFTRTKADAQHITEQLIREGYDIDALHGDLTQAQRDKVMARFREKSLQLLIATDVAARGIDVQGITHVINYELPEDTEVYTHRSGRTGRAGRSGVSISIVTPKELYRLRQIEKLVNTRFSRMDIPSGKDVCRKQFFYFIERLLSADISSGEYEAYLPALREKFADMEKEEILQRVAALEFDRFLRYYENAADLNIRAQEREPRGTREKTIGRRSAGNYQRLFVNLGTKDGFYKASFLQFILDMSGLDKSVLGRIDMKEMNSWIEIEPQAAKKMIRALDGKNYRGRKIRMNDADSGGGRGKGRRSA from the coding sequence ATGACAACATTTGAATCGTTAGGACTTGAAGCAGATCTGCTCCAGTCTCTTGAAACCATCGGTTTCGTTACTCCCACTCCTATACAGGAAAAAGCCATCCCAGTTTTATTACAAGGAACAAAAGATTTTGTGGGACTGGCACAGACCGGGACTGGAAAAACTGCAGCTTTTGGTTTACCATTATTACAACTTATTAATAAAGAACAGCGTTCGCCGCAAGCGCTGGTGATATGCCCTACACGGGAATTGTGTTTACAGATCTCGGCCGACTTAGAAAGATTCAGTCCGGCAAAGAAGAAGGTACATGTAGCCGCTGTATACGGAGGCACATCCATTACGCAGCAAATTCAGCAGCTGAGGAAAGGGGTGCATATAGTAGTAGCCACACCCGGCCGCCTGATTGATCTTATAGAGCGTAAAGCCATTCATCTGGAAAACATTCATTATGTAGTACTGGATGAGGCTGATGAAATGCTAAACATGGGTTTTAAGGATGACATAGAATTCATTCTTAAGGAAACCATAAATCGTCACAGTATGTGGCTTTTCAGTGCTACTATGCCGCCTGAAATCAGGCAGGTAAGTAAGCGCTATATGGATAAACCCGTAGAAATTGCTGTAGGAAAAGTAAATTCCACCAATGTTAATATCGATCACCAGTATTTCTTGACACAACATGTCAATCGTTACGAAACTCTGAAACGGATTATCGATTTTAACCCGGGCATTTACGGGATTATCTTCACCCGCACTAAGGCCGATGCGCAGCATATTACTGAGCAGTTGATTCGCGAAGGGTACGATATCGACGCGCTACATGGCGATCTAACCCAGGCGCAGCGCGATAAGGTGATGGCGCGTTTTAGAGAAAAATCGTTGCAACTGCTGATCGCTACAGATGTGGCTGCCCGTGGTATTGATGTGCAGGGAATTACTCATGTTATCAACTACGAGTTGCCTGAGGACACCGAAGTATATACCCACCGTAGTGGTCGTACCGGACGCGCAGGCAGAAGTGGTGTATCGATTTCCATTGTAACACCTAAGGAGCTTTATAGATTACGGCAGATTGAAAAACTAGTAAATACCCGCTTTTCCAGAATGGATATCCCTTCGGGAAAAGATGTATGTCGCAAGCAGTTCTTCTACTTCATTGAGCGTTTGCTAAGTGCTGATATCAGTAGCGGGGAGTATGAAGCTTACCTGCCGGCACTGCGCGAAAAATTTGCCGACATGGAGAAGGAGGAGATTCTTCAGCGCGTAGCAGCACTGGAGTTTGACAGATTCCTTAGATATTACGAAAATGCCGCCGACCTGAACATACGAGCACAAGAGCGAGAACCTCGCGGTACAAGAGAAAAAACCATAGGCAGAAGATCGGCTGGTAATTATCAGCGCCTGTTTGTGAACCTAGGAACTAAGGATGGTTTTTATAAAGCCAGTTTCTTACAGTTTATTTTAGACATGAGTGGGCTAGATAAAAGCGTATTGGGACGCATCGACATGAAAGAAATGAACAGCTGGATCGAAATAGAACCTCAGGCTGCCAAAAAGATGATTCGTGCTTTGGATGGTAAAAATTATCGTGGACGCAAGATTCGTATGAACGACGCGGATAGTGGTGGAGGCAGAGGTAAAGGACGACGTTCTGCTTAA
- the dcyD gene encoding D-cysteine desulfhydrase, producing MKIIDEDLITTDPIAFLSNEDVEVSVLRLDKIHPVVSGNKWFKLRYYIQEALEQQKRTIVTYGGAYSNHIVATAAACRIHGLKSKGIIRGEAPKQYGHTLQEAASYGMEFCFLPRSDFKMKKLPENFITAEDYLINEGGYGDKGAAGAGSIAYDKDKFDIVCCAAGTGTMMAGLINSKRTHTKILGFSVLKNNFSIENEIRSLLLNPLEDINIYHDFHFGGYAKRSPELIDFMNMFYSVTRIPTDFVYTGKLFFGLYQLLKSRQFKAGSRILVIHSGGLQGNLSLPKGTLIY from the coding sequence ATGAAGATAATTGACGAAGATTTGATCACAACCGATCCTATTGCGTTTCTGAGCAATGAAGATGTAGAAGTATCCGTACTTCGGCTGGATAAAATACATCCCGTTGTGAGTGGTAACAAATGGTTTAAACTCCGGTATTACATTCAGGAAGCCCTTGAGCAACAGAAACGTACTATTGTTACTTATGGTGGGGCTTACTCTAATCATATTGTGGCTACTGCAGCTGCATGTCGCATCCATGGGCTGAAAAGCAAAGGCATCATTAGAGGTGAAGCACCCAAGCAATACGGTCATACTCTACAAGAAGCTGCATCATATGGCATGGAGTTCTGTTTTCTACCTCGCAGCGATTTTAAAATGAAAAAGCTTCCCGAAAATTTTATCACCGCTGAAGATTATCTCATCAACGAAGGCGGTTACGGTGACAAAGGCGCAGCCGGGGCAGGCTCCATCGCTTACGATAAGGACAAATTTGATATTGTATGTTGTGCCGCAGGTACAGGTACTATGATGGCAGGATTAATCAACTCCAAAAGGACGCACACCAAAATTTTGGGATTTAGTGTATTAAAAAACAACTTCAGCATTGAGAACGAAATAAGATCCCTACTTCTGAATCCCTTGGAGGATATTAATATTTATCACGATTTCCACTTTGGCGGGTATGCCAAACGCTCGCCGGAGTTAATCGATTTTATGAACATGTTTTATTCCGTCACCCGCATACCTACCGATTTCGTATATACAGGTAAATTATTCTTTGGATTATACCAACTGCTTAAAAGCAGACAGTTTAAAGCCGGCTCAAGAATACTGGTTATTCATTCCGGCGGACTTCAAGGGAATTTGTCATTGCCCAAAGGAACGTTAATTTATTAA
- a CDS encoding Ureidoglycolate lyase, which yields MKLIRYGMPGNIKTGVIIDNVKYDTSAFGEDYNETFFETDGLNRLEQFVRNNKDQLTKISDDIRLDSPIARPSKIVCIGLNYADHAKETGAAIPKEPVIFMKSTTSLCGPNDNIVIPRNSTKTDWEVELAVVIGKKASYVEETEAMDYVAGYVLHNDVSEREFQLERGGTWDKGKGCDTFAPMGPFLVTKDEISDPHNLRLWLKVNGKIMQDGTTANFIFNIPHVIAYVSQFMTLLPGDVISTGTPAGVGMGFNPQVYLKPGDVVELGIDGLGTASQTCVAWSK from the coding sequence ATGAAACTGATACGTTATGGTATGCCGGGAAATATTAAGACCGGTGTTATTATTGATAATGTTAAATATGATACTTCTGCATTTGGAGAAGATTATAACGAAACATTTTTCGAGACAGATGGATTAAACCGTCTGGAACAATTTGTTAGAAACAATAAAGACCAGCTTACTAAAATAAGCGATGATATACGGCTTGACAGCCCTATTGCTCGTCCTTCTAAGATAGTGTGCATCGGATTGAACTATGCCGATCATGCCAAGGAAACCGGAGCCGCCATACCCAAGGAGCCTGTTATCTTCATGAAATCTACTACATCTCTTTGTGGTCCGAATGATAATATTGTAATTCCCAGAAATTCTACAAAAACCGACTGGGAGGTGGAATTGGCTGTAGTGATTGGCAAGAAAGCCAGTTATGTAGAAGAGACTGAAGCGATGGATTACGTAGCTGGTTATGTATTGCACAACGATGTAAGTGAACGTGAGTTTCAATTGGAGCGTGGTGGTACCTGGGATAAAGGAAAAGGATGTGATACATTTGCACCTATGGGGCCATTCTTGGTTACAAAAGATGAAATTTCAGATCCGCACAACTTGCGCCTATGGCTGAAGGTAAACGGAAAGATCATGCAGGATGGCACCACCGCCAACTTCATCTTCAATATTCCACATGTAATAGCTTATGTAAGTCAGTTTATGACTTTGCTGCCTGGCGATGTTATTTCTACTGGAACCCCGGCCGGTGTGGGAATGGGTTTTAATCCACAGGTTTATTTAAAGCCGGGCGATGTGGTGGAGCTAGGTATTGATGGATTAGGAACGGCCTCCCAAACCTGTGTGGCTTGGAGTAAATAA
- the cpnA gene encoding Cyclopentanol dehydrogenase, translating to MFQLTNKTAVVTGGGSGIGKAVCLLFAQRGASVKVVDVNKEAANTTVAEINASGGMAEAIAINVVNQEEVVSAYQAIEKIDILVNSAGISHIGTLETTDAADFDRVYSVNVKGVYNSMYAAIPLMKKNGGGVILNLASIASSVGIPDRFAYSMSKGAVLAMTLSVAKDYVKHNIRCNCISPARVHTPFVDGFLAKNYPGKEAEMFAKLSQTQPIGRMAKPEEIAALILYLCSDEAAFITGCDYPIDGGFIKLNN from the coding sequence ATGTTCCAGTTGACGAATAAAACAGCCGTAGTAACGGGAGGAGGAAGCGGTATTGGTAAGGCCGTATGCTTATTATTTGCCCAGCGTGGAGCCAGCGTGAAAGTTGTAGATGTGAATAAGGAGGCTGCTAATACAACCGTCGCTGAAATCAACGCTTCAGGAGGAATGGCCGAAGCGATAGCGATAAATGTAGTGAATCAGGAGGAAGTGGTGTCCGCTTATCAGGCTATTGAAAAAATTGATATTTTGGTAAACAGCGCCGGCATATCGCATATCGGTACGCTGGAAACAACGGATGCTGCAGATTTCGACCGGGTATATTCCGTAAATGTGAAAGGTGTGTATAACAGTATGTACGCTGCCATACCTTTGATGAAGAAAAACGGAGGCGGTGTAATTCTCAATTTGGCTTCCATTGCGTCCAGTGTGGGCATCCCAGATCGTTTTGCATATAGCATGAGTAAAGGGGCCGTACTGGCAATGACTTTATCGGTGGCTAAAGATTATGTGAAGCATAATATTCGTTGTAATTGTATTTCTCCTGCACGGGTGCATACTCCTTTTGTAGATGGTTTTTTGGCAAAAAACTATCCGGGCAAGGAAGCTGAAATGTTTGCTAAGCTCTCGCAAACCCAACCCATAGGGCGTATGGCCAAACCCGAAGAGATTGCAGCACTTATTCTGTACTTATGTAGCGATGAAGCTGCTTTTATCACCGGCTGCGACTATCCTATTGACGGTGGTTTTATCAAACTAAATAACTAA
- the dnaJ_2 gene encoding Chaperone protein DnaJ: MSKRDYYEVLNVSRSATPEEIKKAYRKIAMQYHPDRNPGDKEAEEKFKEAAEAYEVLSDPDKRAQYDRFGHAGLGGAAGRGGGFGGGMSMEDIFSQFGDVFGDDIFGSFFGGGRSRGGQRMRGVRGSNLRVKLKLNYEEISKGVTKNIKVKKYIVCNTCGGNGARDKGSVQTCRTCHGTGQIRRVQNTFLGQMQTVTTCPECHGEGTTITSKCNQCKGSGRVYGEETITIDVPAGVQAGMQLNVSGRGNAGERGGPPGDLIVLIEEESHSELQREGLNVVYDLHISFTDAVFGTTVEVPTIDGRAKIKIPAGTQSGKIFRLKGKGFPNVHSSYEKGDQLIHVSVWTPQHLNDEEKAILEKLAKSPNMKPQPEKGDKSFFEKIKDLFN, from the coding sequence ATGTCAAAAAGAGATTATTACGAGGTACTGAATGTATCCAGAAGTGCGACTCCCGAGGAAATCAAAAAAGCTTATCGTAAAATAGCCATGCAATATCACCCGGATCGTAATCCGGGCGATAAAGAGGCCGAGGAAAAGTTTAAGGAGGCGGCCGAGGCATACGAAGTGCTTAGCGATCCTGATAAACGCGCCCAGTATGATCGATTTGGGCATGCTGGTTTGGGAGGCGCTGCCGGTCGCGGAGGTGGATTTGGTGGCGGCATGAGCATGGAGGATATTTTCAGTCAGTTCGGTGATGTTTTTGGAGATGACATATTCGGAAGTTTCTTTGGCGGAGGAAGATCAAGAGGCGGGCAAAGAATGCGGGGCGTACGCGGAAGTAATCTTCGGGTAAAGCTCAAATTAAACTATGAGGAAATTTCCAAGGGTGTTACCAAAAACATAAAGGTTAAAAAGTATATTGTTTGTAATACTTGTGGCGGTAACGGTGCTAGGGATAAGGGGAGCGTGCAAACCTGTCGCACCTGTCATGGTACCGGGCAAATACGTCGGGTACAAAATACCTTCTTAGGACAAATGCAAACCGTTACTACTTGTCCGGAATGTCACGGAGAGGGTACTACCATTACATCTAAATGTAATCAATGTAAAGGTAGTGGACGGGTATATGGCGAAGAAACCATCACTATTGATGTGCCGGCTGGTGTGCAGGCAGGTATGCAGCTCAATGTAAGCGGCAGAGGTAATGCGGGTGAGCGGGGTGGACCTCCCGGTGATCTTATTGTACTCATCGAAGAAGAATCTCATTCTGAATTGCAGAGAGAAGGACTGAATGTGGTATATGACCTGCATATATCCTTTACCGATGCTGTGTTCGGTACCACGGTAGAAGTGCCTACTATAGATGGTAGGGCCAAAATAAAAATACCGGCAGGAACACAAAGTGGAAAGATTTTCAGATTGAAAGGCAAAGGCTTCCCTAATGTACACTCCAGTTATGAAAAAGGTGACCAGCTTATACATGTTAGTGTATGGACGCCTCAGCATCTAAACGATGAGGAAAAAGCAATACTGGAAAAACTGGCCAAATCACCTAACATGAAACCACAGCCCGAAAAGGGAGACAAAAGCTTTTTCGAAAAAATCAAGGATTTGTTTAACTAG
- the grpE gene encoding Protein GrpE → MNQNSDNFTEQEGMNVNENTNEQEGLNINVDDNVSGTEHLNEPVEESPLSALEAELNESKDKYLRLAAEFDNFRKRTARERIELLQTAGKEVIVDLLDVLDDIDRATKELEASADKSLSQGVSLIFNKFRNILQARGLKVMEAVGTDFDPELHEAVTQIEVNDESKKGKVVDEVIKGYYLNDKIIRHAKVVVGK, encoded by the coding sequence ATGAATCAGAACAGCGATAACTTTACCGAGCAGGAGGGAATGAATGTTAATGAAAATACCAACGAGCAGGAGGGATTGAATATTAATGTGGACGACAATGTAAGTGGTACTGAACATTTGAATGAGCCTGTAGAGGAAAGTCCCTTGAGTGCGCTGGAAGCCGAGCTGAATGAAAGTAAAGATAAGTATCTGCGCCTAGCAGCTGAGTTTGATAATTTCAGAAAGCGTACCGCAAGGGAACGAATCGAACTGCTGCAGACTGCCGGAAAGGAAGTTATTGTGGATTTATTGGATGTTCTGGATGATATCGACAGGGCTACCAAGGAGTTGGAAGCTTCTGCCGATAAGTCATTAAGTCAGGGGGTGAGCCTTATCTTTAATAAGTTTAGGAATATCTTACAGGCTAGAGGGCTAAAAGTGATGGAAGCGGTAGGCACCGACTTTGATCCTGAGCTGCATGAAGCCGTAACGCAGATTGAGGTGAATGATGAAAGCAAAAAAGGTAAAGTTGTAGATGAGGTTATTAAAGGATATTATTTGAATGACAAAATAATACGCCATGCAAAAGTGGTGGTAGGAAAGTAG